Proteins from a single region of Bacillota bacterium:
- a CDS encoding DegT/DnrJ/EryC1/StrS family aminotransferase: protein MSTRKSSDFRYDTGDARVPWAAVGESYTQDDVLDLIKFMIQKGDDTYDTILQRITADLKELAAHGYPPGKLTLGSKVAELERLIDSFLETENSTFIANATAGFEIGYRYANLEKGDEVIVPAITFIATISYPLAIGAKVVFADVDPRTINMDPRDVERKITKRTKVIVPVHIGGWPVDMDPIMDLAKEHDLLVIEDAAHAFGAVYKGKKVGTIGHFGAFSFHEVKNITSFGEGGIVTCNLPFKEDLKKSRFLGLDLSRKIKNWLYDVVALQGKYGYFVANNCSSTEIQALGLIRQMARLDQIIETRRRNAEYLSNRLKENDAIIPQLLDTDDIQATYHLYLLQIDPEKAGGDIQDLKQKLQARGIVNIPHFAPLYKFDVVKKLGYDVESIEKSCPVAEEVFNRRFTHLPIYGLSQEQLDYMADGILDAVDEMQKGK from the coding sequence ATGTCAACGAGAAAATCCTCAGATTTCAGGTATGACACGGGTGATGCCCGGGTGCCCTGGGCCGCGGTTGGCGAGAGCTACACCCAAGATGATGTCCTGGATCTGATCAAGTTCATGATCCAAAAGGGCGATGATACATATGATACAATCCTCCAAAGGATCACAGCTGATCTAAAGGAACTCGCCGCCCACGGATATCCCCCCGGAAAGCTCACCTTAGGGTCGAAGGTTGCGGAACTGGAGCGCCTCATAGATAGCTTCCTCGAGACAGAGAACAGCACCTTCATAGCAAATGCTACAGCGGGCTTTGAAATAGGATACCGCTATGCCAACCTCGAAAAGGGCGATGAGGTGATAGTCCCTGCTATAACATTCATAGCGACGATATCCTATCCCCTTGCTATAGGCGCCAAGGTAGTCTTCGCCGACGTCGACCCGAGGACCATAAACATGGATCCAAGGGATGTCGAGAGGAAGATAACCAAGCGGACAAAGGTCATCGTCCCAGTTCACATAGGCGGATGGCCGGTTGACATGGACCCCATCATGGACCTAGCCAAAGAGCACGATCTACTTGTGATCGAGGATGCCGCCCATGCATTCGGGGCTGTGTACAAGGGCAAAAAGGTGGGCACGATCGGGCATTTCGGCGCGTTCAGCTTCCATGAGGTAAAGAATATAACCTCCTTTGGGGAAGGCGGTATTGTCACCTGCAACCTCCCGTTCAAGGAGGACTTGAAGAAGTCCCGGTTCCTCGGGCTCGACCTCTCGAGGAAGATCAAGAACTGGCTGTATGATGTGGTGGCCCTCCAGGGGAAGTACGGCTATTTTGTTGCAAACAACTGCTCCTCCACTGAGATTCAGGCTCTGGGCCTTATCCGGCAGATGGCAAGGCTCGATCAGATCATTGAGACCAGGAGACGTAACGCCGAGTACCTTTCGAACAGACTTAAAGAGAATGATGCGATAATACCGCAGCTACTTGATACAGATGATATCCAGGCAACCTATCACCTCTACCTGCTGCAGATCGATCCAGAGAAGGCAGGGGGAGATATCCAGGATCTGAAACAGAAGCTCCAGGCGCGGGGGATCGTCAATATACCGCATTTCGCCCCGCTATACAAGTTCGATGTCGTGAAGAAGCTCGGATACGACGTTGAGTCGATCGAGAAGAGCTGCCCGGTTGCGGAGGAGGTATTCAACCGCCGGTTCACCCATCTACCCATCTACGGCCTGTCGCAGGAGCAGCTGGACTATATGGCGGACGGTATTCTAGACGCAGTAGACGAAATGCAAAAAGGCAAGTAA
- the ald gene encoding alanine dehydrogenase, with amino-acid sequence MKIGIPKEIKEEEYRVGIVPAGVQALARAGHTVFIEDGAGLGSGISNEAYVRAGAVILPSPEEVFGEAEMIIKVKEPLAPEYPLLREGQVVFTYFHFAASRSLTDAMLQRGIIAIAYETIEEDGTLPLLAPMSEIAGRMSVQEGAKCLENPMGGRGVLLGGVPGVPPGKVVIIGGGVVGANAAKMAAGLGAQVTLLDINLERLRYLDDVLPPNVVLMMSNEHNIREMLCDADLVIGAVLVHGAKTPVLISRDMFKDMKHGAVLVDVAIDQGGCAETSRPTTHKDPTFEVDGVIHYCVANIPGAVARTSTFALTNATLPYALEIANKGYARAIKENPAIAKGLNAFKGSITCKAVAESFGIDWVPAEEIIGTTTPLAPVFPAGAQGDEGVRDAKNVVEKARTNLKPS; translated from the coding sequence ATGAAGATAGGCATTCCAAAGGAAATCAAGGAAGAGGAATACAGGGTGGGCATAGTCCCGGCCGGGGTTCAGGCGCTTGCAAGGGCGGGCCACACAGTGTTTATCGAAGATGGCGCCGGGCTTGGAAGCGGCATATCAAACGAGGCCTATGTGAGGGCGGGTGCGGTGATACTACCCTCCCCAGAAGAGGTATTTGGTGAGGCGGAGATGATCATAAAGGTTAAGGAGCCTCTCGCGCCCGAGTACCCGCTCTTGAGAGAAGGCCAGGTCGTCTTCACATATTTCCACTTCGCGGCGAGCCGGTCCCTGACTGACGCCATGCTCCAGAGGGGGATAATTGCAATCGCATATGAAACCATCGAGGAGGATGGGACGCTCCCCCTACTTGCTCCGATGAGCGAGATTGCCGGCCGGATGTCGGTGCAGGAGGGCGCCAAGTGCCTCGAAAACCCCATGGGTGGGCGCGGGGTACTCCTTGGGGGCGTCCCAGGCGTCCCTCCGGGGAAGGTGGTCATCATCGGCGGCGGGGTGGTCGGTGCCAACGCGGCGAAGATGGCTGCGGGCCTGGGTGCCCAGGTTACGTTGCTCGATATCAATCTCGAGAGGCTCCGCTACCTGGATGACGTGTTGCCGCCCAATGTCGTGCTTATGATGTCCAATGAGCATAACATCCGCGAGATGCTCTGCGATGCAGACCTCGTGATCGGGGCGGTGCTCGTGCACGGCGCCAAGACTCCCGTTCTCATCTCCCGGGATATGTTCAAGGACATGAAGCATGGGGCGGTGCTCGTTGACGTAGCGATAGACCAGGGCGGGTGCGCCGAGACGAGCAGGCCGACGACCCACAAGGATCCGACGTTTGAGGTGGATGGCGTGATCCACTACTGCGTCGCCAACATCCCGGGCGCTGTTGCCCGCACATCGACCTTCGCGTTAACGAACGCCACCCTGCCCTACGCCCTTGAGATTGCGAATAAGGGCTACGCCAGAGCTATTAAGGAGAACCCGGCGATTGCCAAAGGACTGAATGCCTTTAAAGGAAGCATCACATGCAAGGCGGTGGCGGAGAGCTTCGGCATCGATTGGGTGCCGGCGGAGGAGATAATCGGCACAACAACTCCACTAGCGCCTGTCTTCCCAGCAGGAGCCCAGGGGGACGAGGGGGTGAGAGACGCCAAAAACGTCGTTGAAAAGGCCCGCACAAATCTCAAGCCTTCTTAA